In the genome of Streptomyces sp. NBC_00190, one region contains:
- a CDS encoding succinate dehydrogenase/fumarate reductase iron-sulfur subunit, with protein MSTYDASFRIWRGDAEGGSLRDFTVEVHDGEVVLDIVHRLQATQASDLAVRWNCKAGKCGSCSAEVNGRPRLMCMTRMSTFERSETITVTPLRAFPVIRDLVTDVSFNYAKAREVPAFVPPEGMAPGAYRMQQMDVERSQEFRKCIECFLCQDTCHVVRDHEENKPAFAGPRFLMRVAELDMHPLDAAAEAGLDRKRTAQEEHGLGYCNITKCCTEVCPEGIKITDNALIPLKERAVDRKYDPLVWLGNKIRRRSDTGSQPATPGAEG; from the coding sequence ATGAGTACGTACGACGCGAGCTTCCGGATCTGGCGGGGCGACGCCGAGGGCGGATCGCTCAGGGACTTCACCGTCGAGGTGCACGACGGCGAGGTGGTGCTCGACATCGTCCACCGGCTCCAGGCCACCCAGGCCTCGGACCTCGCGGTGCGCTGGAACTGCAAGGCCGGCAAGTGCGGCTCCTGCAGCGCGGAGGTCAACGGGCGGCCGCGGCTGATGTGCATGACGCGGATGTCGACCTTCGAGCGGTCGGAGACGATCACGGTCACCCCGCTGCGGGCCTTCCCGGTCATCCGCGACCTGGTCACGGACGTGTCCTTCAACTACGCCAAGGCGCGGGAGGTCCCGGCCTTCGTGCCGCCGGAGGGGATGGCGCCGGGCGCGTACCGGATGCAGCAGATGGATGTGGAGCGCTCGCAGGAGTTCCGCAAGTGCATCGAGTGCTTCCTGTGTCAGGACACCTGCCACGTCGTGCGCGACCACGAGGAGAACAAGCCCGCCTTCGCCGGTCCGCGTTTCCTGATGCGGGTGGCGGAGCTGGACATGCACCCCCTGGACGCGGCGGCGGAGGCGGGCCTGGACCGCAAGCGCACCGCGCAGGAGGAGCACGGGCTCGGCTACTGCAACATCACCAAGTGCTGTACGGAGGTCTGCCCCGAGGGCATCAAGATCACCGACAACGCGCTGATCCCGCTGAAGGAGCGGGCGGTGGACCGCAAGTACGACCCGCTGGTGTGGCTGGGGAACAAGATCCGGCGGCGTTCCGATACCGGGTCACAGCCTGCGACTCCGGGTGCGGAGGGGTGA
- a CDS encoding fumarate reductase/succinate dehydrogenase flavoprotein subunit: protein MAQVERQQWDVVVVGAGGAGLRAAIEARERGARTAVICKSLFGKAHTVMAEGGIAASMGNVNEGDSWQVHFRDTMRGGKFLNQWRMAELHAKEAPDRVWELETWGALFDRTPDGKISQRNFGGHEYPRLAHVGDRTGLELIRTLQQKIVALQQEDFEEYGDYEARLKVFQECTVTRVLKTESHSGSVAEQRVSGTFCYERESGRFFVLEAPAVVLATGGIGKSFKTTSNSWEYTGDGHALALLAGAPLLNMEFVQFHPTGMVWPPSVKGILVTESVRGDGGVLRNSEGKRFMFDYVPDVFKEKYAESEEEGDRWYEDPDHNRRPPELLPRDEVARAINSEVKAGRGSPHGGVFLDVSTRMPAEKIKRRLPSMYHQFKELADVDITAEPMEVGPTCHYVMGGIAVDSETAATVGVPGLFAAGEVAGGMHGSNRLGGNSLSDLLVFGRRAGLHAAEHAASPAARPAVSQAQIDAAAAEALAPFHAAEGAENPYTLHQELQTTMNDLVGIIRRAGEMGEALEKLAGLRERASRAGVEGHRQFNPGWHLALDLRNMLLVSECVARAALERTESRGGHTREDCPAMERSWRPVNLLCRPVDPVPKDPAADRIELTRVSTDPIRPDLLALFEKEELVKYLAEEEL from the coding sequence ATGGCTCAAGTGGAACGGCAGCAGTGGGACGTGGTGGTGGTCGGCGCGGGCGGCGCCGGGCTGCGGGCCGCGATCGAGGCCCGCGAGCGCGGCGCCCGTACGGCCGTGATCTGCAAGTCCCTCTTCGGCAAGGCCCACACGGTGATGGCGGAGGGCGGGATCGCCGCCTCCATGGGCAACGTCAACGAGGGCGACAGCTGGCAGGTGCACTTCCGCGACACCATGCGCGGCGGCAAGTTCCTGAACCAGTGGCGGATGGCGGAACTCCACGCGAAGGAGGCCCCCGACCGGGTCTGGGAGCTGGAGACCTGGGGTGCGCTCTTCGACCGCACCCCCGACGGGAAGATCTCCCAGCGCAACTTCGGCGGCCACGAGTACCCGCGTCTCGCGCACGTCGGCGACCGCACCGGCCTGGAGCTGATCCGCACCCTCCAGCAGAAGATCGTCGCCCTCCAGCAGGAGGACTTCGAGGAGTACGGGGACTACGAGGCCCGGCTCAAGGTCTTCCAGGAGTGCACGGTCACCCGGGTCTTGAAGACTGAGTCCCATAGCGGCTCCGTCGCGGAGCAGAGGGTCTCGGGGACCTTCTGCTACGAGCGCGAGTCCGGCCGCTTCTTCGTCCTGGAGGCTCCGGCGGTGGTGCTGGCCACGGGCGGGATCGGCAAGTCCTTCAAGACCACCTCCAACTCCTGGGAGTACACGGGAGACGGCCACGCACTGGCCCTGCTCGCGGGTGCGCCGCTGCTGAACATGGAGTTCGTCCAGTTCCACCCCACGGGCATGGTCTGGCCGCCTTCGGTGAAGGGCATCCTCGTCACCGAGTCGGTCCGCGGCGACGGCGGCGTGCTGCGCAACTCCGAGGGCAAACGGTTCATGTTCGACTACGTCCCCGACGTCTTCAAGGAGAAGTACGCCGAGTCGGAGGAGGAGGGCGACCGCTGGTACGAGGACCCGGACCACAACCGGCGTCCGCCCGAGCTGCTGCCGCGCGACGAGGTGGCCCGGGCCATCAACTCCGAGGTGAAGGCGGGCCGCGGCTCCCCGCACGGCGGGGTCTTCCTGGACGTGTCCACCCGGATGCCGGCCGAGAAGATCAAGCGGCGGCTCCCGTCGATGTACCACCAGTTCAAGGAGCTGGCGGACGTGGACATCACGGCGGAGCCGATGGAGGTCGGCCCGACCTGCCACTACGTGATGGGCGGGATCGCGGTCGACTCCGAGACCGCGGCCACCGTCGGGGTGCCGGGGCTGTTCGCGGCGGGCGAGGTCGCGGGCGGGATGCACGGCTCGAACCGGCTCGGCGGGAACTCCCTCTCCGACCTGCTGGTCTTCGGCCGGCGGGCCGGGCTGCACGCTGCGGAGCACGCCGCCTCCCCCGCCGCGCGCCCGGCCGTCTCCCAGGCGCAGATCGACGCGGCCGCCGCGGAGGCGCTGGCCCCGTTCCACGCCGCCGAGGGCGCGGAGAACCCGTACACCCTCCACCAGGAACTCCAGACGACCATGAACGACCTGGTCGGCATCATCCGCCGGGCGGGCGAGATGGGCGAGGCCCTGGAGAAGCTGGCCGGCCTGCGCGAACGGGCCTCCCGGGCCGGTGTCGAGGGCCACCGCCAGTTCAACCCGGGCTGGCACCTGGCGCTCGACCTGCGGAACATGCTGCTGGTCAGCGAGTGCGTGGCCCGCGCGGCCCTGGAGCGCACCGAGAGCCGGGGCGGGCACACCCGCGAGGACTGCCCGGCGATGGAGCGGAGCTGGCGCCCGGTGAACCTGCTGTGCCGCCCGGTGGACCCGGTGCCCAAGGATCCGGCGGCCGACCGGATCGAGCTCACCAGGGTCTCCACCGACCCCATCCGTCCCGACCTGCTCGCGCTCTTCGAGAAGGAAGAGCTGGTCAAGTACCTCGCCGAAGAGGAGCTCTAG
- a CDS encoding ABC transporter family substrate-binding protein yields the protein MLPPRPAPEVPPMSQRRRRSLALLTSGVLALPLLTGCGAGDDEGGPVAAGQDIAATARDKVADGGVLRWAVDALPQTLNTFQADADATTNRIAAAVLPQLFVMDAKGRPVANPDYLEKAEVVEREPKQVVLYKLNQQAVWSDGREIGAPDFVAQWRALNGKDSAYWTARNAGYERIEKIERGKTDLEVKVTFAKPYADWRSLFSPLYPKQVTGAPDAFNEGARGTLKVTAGPFGLGAIDKKTGTVALNRNPRWWGRPAKLDTLVLTAVPRAERPAALAAGKLDMAEIDRTGADRIALALRDAKKKQGASGAGAADAGAGGAPAHGPGASMTAAQATLSWAIAFGTDEDKAQAERETRQKHAEAVSRYADEQEALRTFTVRKSLEPAYTQLAMNGSGGPLADERVRRAVARVLDRKELAEIVLKPLGLPAKPVGSHVALAGQRAYADNSEALGGQDAKAAQALLADAGWRRGGKLTEPPGAKAGPESAPQDDGKTPSGPGTGNDGLYIVGQDDERNGDHGGAHGSRPEGHSGDGALPEGAAYGPDGEIADADRSARDAAEDDRFSPVLAPAPFAEGQEAALRAQAAAAGAVEDGKHSPARDGAAGEPAEPAKGSAPPAKQAVRTSGSMLAKDGKALSLRFVLPTGPGSESLRTVGERIAAMLKKIGVNTEITKVADESFFKDHIASGQYDLALYSWPATAYPATDARPIFAKPEPAADGSLLVEQNYTRVGTDHIDQLFDQAAGELDEEQSRELMRKADARIWAAAGSVPLYQRPELVAVKPALVNAGAFGLGAPRFQDIGWKKPPTAKDKKK from the coding sequence ATGCTTCCCCCACGCCCCGCCCCGGAGGTACCACCCATGTCCCAGAGAAGGCGCAGGTCCTTGGCGCTTCTGACCTCGGGAGTCCTCGCACTGCCGCTCCTCACGGGCTGCGGCGCGGGTGACGACGAGGGCGGTCCGGTCGCCGCCGGACAGGACATCGCCGCGACCGCCCGCGACAAGGTCGCCGACGGGGGTGTCCTGCGGTGGGCGGTGGACGCCCTCCCGCAGACGCTGAACACCTTCCAGGCCGACGCGGACGCCACCACCAACCGGATCGCCGCGGCCGTGCTGCCGCAGCTGTTCGTGATGGACGCCAAGGGGCGGCCGGTGGCCAATCCCGACTACCTGGAGAAGGCCGAGGTCGTCGAGCGGGAGCCCAAGCAGGTCGTCCTGTACAAGCTGAACCAGCAGGCGGTGTGGAGCGACGGCCGCGAGATCGGCGCCCCCGACTTCGTCGCGCAGTGGCGGGCCCTGAACGGCAAGGATTCGGCGTACTGGACCGCGCGCAACGCCGGCTACGAGCGGATCGAGAAGATCGAGCGGGGCAAGACCGACCTGGAGGTCAAGGTCACCTTCGCCAAGCCGTACGCGGACTGGCGCTCCCTCTTCAGCCCCCTCTACCCCAAGCAGGTCACCGGCGCCCCGGACGCCTTCAACGAGGGGGCCCGCGGCACCCTCAAGGTCACCGCCGGCCCCTTCGGCCTCGGGGCGATCGACAAGAAGACCGGCACCGTCGCCCTGAACCGCAATCCGCGCTGGTGGGGCCGGCCGGCCAAGCTGGACACCCTGGTCCTGACGGCGGTGCCCCGGGCGGAGCGCCCGGCCGCGCTGGCCGCTGGCAAGCTCGACATGGCGGAGATCGACCGTACCGGCGCCGACCGGATCGCACTCGCCCTCCGGGATGCGAAGAAGAAGCAGGGCGCGAGCGGCGCGGGAGCGGCCGACGCGGGCGCGGGCGGAGCCCCGGCCCACGGCCCCGGCGCCTCGATGACGGCCGCGCAGGCCACCCTGTCGTGGGCGATCGCCTTCGGCACGGACGAGGACAAGGCCCAGGCGGAGAGGGAGACCCGCCAGAAGCACGCCGAGGCGGTCAGCCGGTACGCCGACGAGCAGGAGGCCCTGCGGACCTTCACCGTCCGCAAGTCCCTGGAGCCGGCCTACACGCAGCTCGCGATGAACGGCTCCGGCGGCCCGCTGGCCGACGAGCGGGTCCGCCGGGCGGTGGCCCGGGTGCTGGACCGCAAGGAGCTGGCCGAGATCGTACTGAAGCCGCTGGGCCTGCCCGCGAAGCCGGTCGGCAGCCACGTGGCACTGGCCGGGCAGCGGGCGTACGCCGACAACAGCGAGGCCCTCGGCGGCCAGGACGCCAAGGCTGCCCAGGCCCTCCTCGCGGACGCGGGCTGGCGCCGGGGCGGCAAGCTCACCGAGCCGCCGGGCGCGAAGGCCGGCCCGGAGAGCGCGCCGCAGGACGACGGGAAGACCCCGTCGGGCCCCGGCACCGGCAACGACGGCCTCTACATCGTGGGCCAGGACGACGAGCGCAACGGCGACCACGGCGGCGCACATGGCAGCCGCCCCGAGGGGCACAGCGGCGACGGCGCCCTTCCCGAGGGCGCGGCCTACGGCCCCGACGGCGAGATCGCCGACGCCGACCGGTCCGCCCGGGACGCCGCGGAGGACGACCGGTTCTCCCCGGTGCTGGCCCCCGCGCCGTTCGCGGAAGGGCAGGAGGCGGCCCTGCGGGCCCAGGCCGCCGCCGCGGGAGCCGTCGAGGACGGCAAGCACAGCCCGGCCCGCGACGGCGCGGCGGGGGAGCCCGCCGAGCCCGCGAAGGGCTCCGCGCCCCCGGCCAAGCAGGCCGTACGGACCTCCGGCTCCATGCTGGCGAAGGACGGCAAGGCGCTCAGCCTGCGCTTCGTCCTGCCGACGGGCCCCGGATCGGAGTCCCTGCGGACGGTCGGCGAGCGGATCGCCGCGATGCTCAAGAAGATCGGCGTGAACACCGAGATCACCAAGGTCGCCGACGAGAGCTTCTTCAAGGACCACATTGCCTCGGGCCAGTACGACCTGGCCCTCTACTCCTGGCCGGCGACCGCCTACCCGGCCACCGACGCCCGGCCGATCTTCGCCAAGCCGGAGCCGGCCGCGGACGGCTCGCTCCTCGTCGAACAGAACTACACACGGGTCGGCACCGACCACATCGACCAGCTCTTCGACCAGGCGGCCGGCGAGCTGGACGAGGAGCAGTCCCGCGAGCTGATGCGCAAGGCGGACGCCCGGATCTGGGCGGCCGCGGGCTCCGTCCCGCTCTACCAGCGCCCGGAGCTGGTGGCCGTCAAGCCGGCCCTGGTCAACGCGGGGGCCTTCGGGCTCGGGGCTCCCCGCTTCCAGGACATCGGCTGGAAGAAGCCCCCGACCGCCAAGGACAAGAAGAAGTGA
- the typA gene encoding translational GTPase TypA: protein MPTRHDIRNVAIVAHVDHGKTTIVDAMLKQAGAFAAHQHLDDRMMDSNDLEREKGITILAKNTAVKYHPKDGGAPITINIIDTPGHADFGGEVERGLSMVDAVVLLVDASEGPLPQTRFVLRKALQANMPVILCINKTDRPDSRIDEVVNDTYDLFLDLDATEDQIEFPIVYACGRDGVASLTKPEDGTVPPDSDSLEPFFSTILEHVPAPVYDEEAPLQAHVTNLDADNFLGRIALLRVEQGELRKGQTVAWIKRDGTMSNVRITELMMTEALTRKPAEVAGPGDICAVAGIPDIMIGETLADPENPIALPLISVDEPAISMTIGTNTSPMVGRGGSGKGADAKSAVKDRKVTARQVKDRLDRELVGNVSLRVLDTERPDAWEVQGRGELALAILVEQMRREGFELTIGKPQVVTQEIDGKVHEPVERMTVDVPEEHMGAVTQLMGVRKGRMDNMSNHGSGWVRMEFVVPSRGLIGFRTEFLTNTRGTGIAHSIHEGHEPWFGQLVTRNNGSLVADRAGSVTPFAMINLQERGVLFTDPGTEVYEGMIVGENSRADDMDVNITKEKKLTNMRAASADNTENVVPPRKLSLEQSLEFCRDDECVEVTPEAVRIRKVVLDQKERSRTASRAKSAK, encoded by the coding sequence GTGCCCACGCGCCACGACATCCGTAACGTCGCCATCGTCGCCCACGTCGACCATGGCAAGACGACCATCGTCGATGCCATGCTCAAGCAGGCCGGTGCCTTCGCCGCCCACCAGCACCTCGACGACCGCATGATGGACTCGAACGACCTGGAGCGTGAGAAGGGCATCACGATCCTCGCCAAGAACACGGCGGTGAAGTATCACCCCAAGGACGGCGGGGCCCCGATCACGATCAACATCATCGACACCCCCGGCCACGCCGACTTCGGTGGTGAGGTCGAGCGCGGTCTGTCGATGGTGGACGCCGTCGTTCTGCTGGTGGACGCCTCCGAGGGTCCGCTGCCCCAGACCCGCTTCGTCCTGCGCAAGGCCCTGCAGGCGAACATGCCGGTCATCCTCTGCATCAACAAGACGGACCGGCCGGACTCCCGGATCGACGAGGTCGTCAACGACACGTACGACCTCTTCCTGGACCTGGACGCCACCGAGGACCAGATCGAGTTCCCGATCGTCTACGCCTGCGGCCGTGACGGCGTCGCCTCGCTGACCAAGCCGGAGGACGGCACCGTCCCCCCGGACAGCGACAGCCTGGAGCCGTTCTTCTCCACCATCCTGGAGCACGTCCCCGCCCCGGTGTACGACGAGGAGGCCCCCCTCCAGGCCCACGTCACCAACCTGGACGCCGACAACTTCCTCGGCCGCATCGCGCTGCTCCGCGTCGAGCAGGGCGAGCTGCGCAAGGGCCAGACCGTCGCGTGGATCAAGCGTGACGGCACCATGTCGAACGTCCGCATCACCGAGCTGATGATGACCGAGGCGCTCACCCGCAAGCCGGCCGAGGTGGCGGGTCCCGGTGACATCTGCGCCGTCGCCGGTATCCCCGACATCATGATCGGCGAGACCCTGGCCGACCCGGAGAACCCGATCGCGCTCCCGCTGATCTCGGTCGACGAGCCGGCGATCTCCATGACCATCGGTACGAACACCTCCCCGATGGTCGGCCGCGGCGGCAGCGGCAAGGGCGCGGACGCCAAGTCCGCGGTCAAGGACCGCAAGGTCACCGCCCGCCAGGTCAAGGACCGTCTGGACCGCGAGCTGGTCGGCAACGTCTCGCTGCGCGTGCTGGACACCGAGCGCCCGGACGCCTGGGAGGTCCAGGGCCGTGGTGAGCTCGCGCTCGCCATCCTGGTCGAGCAGATGCGCCGCGAGGGCTTCGAGCTGACCATCGGCAAGCCGCAGGTGGTCACGCAGGAGATCGACGGCAAGGTGCACGAGCCGGTCGAGCGCATGACGGTCGACGTCCCCGAGGAGCACATGGGCGCGGTCACGCAGCTCATGGGCGTCCGCAAGGGCCGCATGGACAACATGTCGAACCACGGCTCCGGCTGGGTCCGCATGGAGTTCGTCGTCCCGTCGCGCGGTCTCATCGGCTTCCGTACGGAGTTCCTGACGAACACCCGCGGTACCGGTATCGCCCACTCGATCCACGAGGGCCACGAGCCGTGGTTCGGCCAGCTGGTGACCCGTAACAACGGTTCGCTGGTCGCGGACCGCGCGGGTTCGGTCACACCGTTCGCGATGATCAACCTGCAGGAGCGCGGCGTCCTGTTCACCGACCCCGGCACCGAGGTGTACGAGGGCATGATCGTCGGCGAGAACTCGCGCGCCGACGACATGGACGTGAACATCACCAAGGAGAAGAAGCTCACCAACATGCGTGCGGCTTCCGCGGACAACACCGAGAACGTGGTGCCGCCGCGCAAGCTCTCCCTGGAGCAGTCCCTGGAGTTCTGCCGCGACGACGAGTGCGTCGAGGTGACCCCCGAGGCCGTCCGCATCCGCAAGGTCGTCCTGGACCAGAAGGAGCGCTCGCGCACCGCGTCGCGCGCCAAGTCCGCCAAGTAG
- a CDS encoding peptide ABC transporter substrate-binding protein: MRGAKSAKWVAGAIVVALAATACGGGDDKAAGKGEVDPNGIYSVEVGEPEKLLQPADTMESNGSIVMSGLFSQLVDYDADGKLTMVNAESVESKDSKLWTVKLKSGWTFHDGTKVTADSYVKAWNWAANIDNKQGNASWFADIKGFETVHPEAEGAKPTGTAMEGLKVVDENTFTIELATAVPYFAYKLGYEVFSPLPESFYKDPAAAGEKPVGNGPYKFKSWEHKKQIELARFDDYKGANKAKNGGVILKNYSTVETAYEDLKSGNVDVLRTIGPKDLPVYRADLGDRAVDQAYSAVQTLAIAFYADQWKTPKPVDPKVIQGLSMAIDRDTITKTVLQGTREPATGWVAKGVLGYTPNATGDVTKFNPAKAKELITAGGGVPNNEISIQFNSDGGHKEWVEAVCNSITQATGVKCTGDAKPDFQADLQARKSKQVKSIYRSGWVLDYPVNANFISDLFRTGAGGNQGGFTNPELDAKIAAADTAASLDESVKAYQAIEKDLVNYMPSIPLWYYKVNAGYSEKVQNVKYAQDGDPIIEDVEVKK; encoded by the coding sequence ATGCGCGGTGCCAAGAGCGCCAAGTGGGTAGCGGGCGCGATTGTCGTCGCCCTGGCAGCAACTGCCTGTGGCGGCGGTGACGACAAGGCGGCCGGCAAGGGCGAGGTTGACCCGAACGGTATCTACTCGGTCGAGGTCGGCGAGCCCGAGAAGCTCCTGCAGCCGGCCGACACGATGGAGTCCAACGGCTCCATCGTCATGTCGGGCCTGTTCTCGCAGCTGGTCGACTACGACGCCGACGGCAAGCTGACCATGGTCAACGCCGAGTCGGTCGAGTCCAAGGACAGCAAGCTCTGGACCGTCAAGCTGAAGTCGGGCTGGACGTTCCACGACGGCACCAAGGTGACCGCCGACTCGTACGTCAAGGCCTGGAACTGGGCCGCGAACATCGACAACAAGCAGGGCAACGCGTCCTGGTTCGCGGACATCAAGGGCTTCGAGACCGTCCACCCCGAGGCCGAGGGCGCCAAGCCCACCGGCACCGCGATGGAGGGTCTGAAGGTCGTCGACGAGAACACCTTCACCATCGAACTCGCCACCGCCGTCCCGTACTTCGCGTACAAGCTCGGCTACGAGGTCTTCTCCCCGCTGCCCGAGTCCTTCTACAAGGACCCCGCGGCCGCCGGTGAGAAGCCGGTCGGCAACGGCCCGTACAAGTTCAAGTCCTGGGAGCACAAGAAGCAGATCGAGCTGGCCCGCTTCGACGACTACAAGGGCGCGAACAAGGCGAAGAACGGCGGTGTGATCCTCAAGAACTACTCCACCGTCGAGACCGCCTACGAGGACCTGAAGTCCGGCAACGTCGACGTCCTGCGCACCATCGGCCCGAAGGACCTCCCGGTCTACCGCGCCGACCTCGGTGACCGTGCCGTGGACCAGGCGTACTCCGCCGTCCAGACGCTGGCCATCGCGTTCTACGCCGACCAGTGGAAGACCCCGAAGCCGGTCGACCCGAAGGTCATCCAGGGCCTGTCGATGGCGATCGACCGCGACACCATCACCAAGACGGTGCTCCAGGGCACCCGCGAGCCCGCCACCGGCTGGGTCGCCAAGGGCGTCCTCGGCTACACGCCGAACGCCACCGGTGACGTCACCAAGTTCAACCCGGCCAAGGCCAAGGAGCTCATCACCGCGGGTGGTGGCGTTCCGAACAACGAGATCTCGATCCAGTTCAACTCGGACGGCGGCCACAAGGAATGGGTCGAGGCTGTCTGCAACAGCATCACCCAGGCCACCGGCGTGAAGTGCACCGGTGACGCCAAGCCCGACTTCCAGGCCGACCTCCAGGCCCGCAAGTCGAAGCAGGTCAAGTCGATCTACCGCTCCGGCTGGGTCCTCGACTACCCGGTGAACGCCAACTTCATCAGCGACCTGTTCCGTACGGGCGCCGGTGGTAACCAGGGCGGCTTCACCAACCCGGAGCTCGACGCCAAGATCGCCGCGGCTGACACCGCTGCGAGCCTGGACGAGTCCGTGAAGGCGTACCAGGCCATCGAGAAGGACCTGGTCAACTACATGCCTTCGATCCCGCTCTGGTACTACAAGGTCAACGCGGGCTACTCGGAGAAGGTCCAGAACGTCAAGTACGCCCAGGACGGCGACCCGATCATCGAAGATGTCGAGGTCAAGAAGTAA
- a CDS encoding ABC transporter permease, with product MGRYVARRLLQMIPVFFGTTLLIFLMVYSLPGDPVAGLFGDKGTDPATLAKLRHEHGLDLPILQQYWNYISGILFHFDFGSQIRSGREITEVIGGAFPVTLRLALMAFAIEIVLGLGLGIVAGLKAGKLADNLVLILTLLIISMPVFVLGFIVKSVFAFQLGWIDPNVSNDELWSELLAPAIVLGSLSLAYVARLTRTSMAENLRADYMRTAVAKGLPKSRVIGVHLMRNSMIPVVTFLGTDIGALMGGAVVTEGIFNVKGVGGLIYDSIVRREGLTVVGVVTVLVVVYLIASLLVDLLYAVMDPRIRYA from the coding sequence ATGGGGCGCTATGTCGCACGACGACTGCTCCAGATGATCCCGGTCTTCTTCGGGACGACCCTGCTCATCTTCTTGATGGTGTACAGCCTGCCCGGCGACCCCGTGGCCGGACTCTTCGGGGACAAGGGCACCGACCCCGCAACCCTGGCCAAGCTCCGCCACGAGCACGGCCTGGACCTGCCGATCCTGCAGCAGTACTGGAACTACATCTCCGGCATCCTGTTCCACTTCGACTTCGGGTCCCAGATCCGCAGCGGCCGTGAGATCACCGAGGTCATCGGCGGCGCCTTCCCGGTGACGCTGCGCCTGGCCCTGATGGCCTTCGCCATCGAGATCGTCCTCGGTCTCGGCCTCGGCATCGTGGCGGGCCTCAAGGCCGGCAAGCTCGCCGACAACCTGGTCCTGATCCTGACGCTGCTGATCATCTCGATGCCGGTCTTCGTGCTCGGCTTCATCGTCAAGTCGGTGTTCGCCTTCCAGCTCGGCTGGATCGACCCCAACGTCAGCAACGACGAGCTGTGGAGCGAACTGCTCGCCCCGGCCATCGTGCTGGGATCGCTTTCGCTCGCCTACGTGGCGCGCCTGACCCGCACCTCGATGGCCGAGAACCTGCGCGCCGACTACATGCGCACCGCGGTCGCCAAGGGTCTGCCCAAGAGCCGCGTCATCGGTGTGCACCTCATGCGCAACTCGATGATCCCCGTCGTGACCTTCCTGGGTACCGACATCGGCGCCCTCATGGGCGGCGCCGTCGTCACCGAGGGCATCTTCAACGTCAAGGGCGTCGGCGGTCTGATCTACGACTCGATCGTCCGCCGCGAGGGCCTGACCGTCGTCGGTGTCGTCACCGTCCTGGTCGTGGTCTACCTGATAGCCAGCCTGCTCGTCGACCTCCTCTACGCGGTCATGGACCCGAGGATCCGGTATGCCTGA
- a CDS encoding ABC transporter permease — protein sequence MPDMTKTDTATAVNPSAQAPVEPAKAEKARSLWGDAWADLRRNPYFVVSSVLILILLVIAAFPGLFTSVDPTKGDLVHHFLTKPELGSVGSPDWLGYDGQGRSVYARLIYGTRASIIVAVAVTLIVTVVGGITGMIAGYFGGLTDAIMSRVTDVFFGIPFLLGSMVVLQAFTKRTVWTVVFALAFLGWTQINRVMRGAVITVKQADYVHAAKALGAGTTRILIRHILPNAMAPVIVVSTIALGGYVAAEATLSYLGLGLASPTISWGVDISAGAAQIRVAQHILLWPSIMLSLTVLAFIMLGEAVRNALDPKLR from the coding sequence ATGCCTGACATGACCAAGACCGACACCGCGACGGCCGTGAACCCGTCCGCGCAGGCCCCGGTGGAGCCGGCGAAGGCGGAGAAGGCGCGCAGCCTGTGGGGCGACGCCTGGGCCGACCTGCGTCGCAACCCGTACTTCGTCGTCTCCTCCGTGCTGATCCTCATCCTGCTGGTGATCGCCGCCTTCCCGGGCCTGTTCACCAGCGTGGACCCCACCAAGGGCGACCTGGTCCACCACTTCCTGACCAAGCCGGAGCTGGGCAGCGTCGGTTCGCCCGACTGGCTCGGTTACGACGGCCAGGGCCGCAGCGTCTACGCGCGCCTCATCTACGGCACCCGCGCCTCGATCATCGTCGCTGTCGCCGTGACCCTGATCGTCACGGTCGTCGGCGGCATCACGGGCATGATCGCGGGTTACTTCGGTGGTCTCACGGACGCGATCATGTCCCGCGTCACCGACGTCTTCTTCGGCATCCCCTTCCTGCTCGGCTCGATGGTCGTCCTCCAGGCCTTCACCAAGCGCACCGTGTGGACCGTCGTCTTCGCCCTGGCCTTCCTCGGCTGGACGCAGATCAACCGCGTGATGCGCGGTGCGGTCATCACCGTGAAGCAGGCGGACTACGTGCACGCCGCGAAGGCGCTGGGCGCGGGAACCACCCGCATCCTGATCCGGCACATCCTGCCGAACGCCATGGCACCGGTGATCGTGGTCTCCACGATCGCGCTGGGCGGCTACGTCGCCGCCGAGGCGACCCTGTCCTACCTGGGTCTCGGCCTCGCGTCCCCCACCATCTCGTGGGGTGTGGACATCTCCGCCGGTGCCGCGCAGATCCGGGTGGCGCAGCACATCCTGCTCTGGCCCTCGATCATGCTGAGCCTCACGGTCCTCGCGTTCATCATGCTCGGCGAAGCGGTTCGCAACGCCCTCGACCCGAAGCTGCGCTGA